CGTTGGCCCAGATGGTGCCGCAGACGGTGAAGGGCGTGCCCAGCGTGTAGGGCAGGGTTTCGAAGGCGTACGGCGTCGAGTTGCAGCCGCCGTTCGGATCCGGATCCTGGTCGCACGTGGAGTTCTCGAGATAGGAGCCGGCCGGACAGGGTGGCAACGTGCAGGGTTCGCACCCCGCGGTCGTCACGGTGACCTTGTAATCTTCCGCGCAGCGGATGCCGGAGAACGTCGCCGGCGCGACCACCGCGTAGTACGTGCCCGGAGGCACGCAGCGACTGGTCAGCGTGGTGAGCACACACTTGGTGCCGGAGACCGGGGCGGCTACATCCCGCGAGCCGTCGCAGTCATTGGCGCCGGCCGGGCCTTCGCGGATCAGGAAGATGACCGGGTCGAACTCGGCCTCGACGGCCACGCTGATGGTCACCGGCGAGGCGCCGCCGACCGTGAAGCGGTACCAGTCCATGTCACGCGTGTTGTCGAACGTCGCGACCTCGCCGTAGACGGTCGTGCCGATGGTGATCGGTGAGAAGAGCGGCGTATCGAGATTGCAGCCGCCGTTGAAGACGTCGGGCGCGCAATCATCGGGCTCGTTCTCGAGCACGGCGCCCGGCGGGACGACCACGGTGCAGCAGCCGCCGGTCGGCCACGGAGCGCAAGTGGTGCCGGGGCCGGCCCAGTAGGGGTCCCCGGCGCGGAGCGTGTCGCAGATGATCGGCAGGGAGTTGGTGCTCAACAGCGTGACGAAGGCGTTGATGTCGCCGAAGGACGGGAAGGTGTTGTCCCCGTTGATGTCGCCGTTCTGCGGATCGCAGCCGGGGTACGTCACGACCCAGACGGGGTTGTTCGATAGATACAGCACGAACGGGTTGATGTCCGCGAAGCTGACCTGCCCGTCGCAGTTGAGGTCGCCGTAGCAGATCGGCGGAGCGGTCTGTTCGCACTCGGCGAAGATAACCTCCTGGCAGTTTCCGTCGTCGTAGCAGCAGGCCCCAAGCGCCAGACCACACGCAGGGCTGAACTGCGAGCAGGTGCCATTCTGGATGAAGCGGCCGCCGATGGCTTCGCAGTACTGCAGGGAAGAGTTGTTCAGGCACTCGGCCGTACGGTCATCGCAGCAGGCGCCCACGATCTTCTCGCCGAAGCAGTACTCGAGGTCGCACTTGTCGGTGACCGCCGGGCCCGGGATGGTGCCGCCGACTTCGAACCACTGATAAAACTTGTTGTCGCCCTCGGGTGAGCCCTGCCACAGGTGGTAGCAGCCCGGGGTACCGTCGCCGCAGATCGAGAACCAGCCGGTCGTGAGGTTCACGGGGGTGGTCAGGACCGCGGTGAATTCCCAGAGGATCGCGGGGACCGTCGCAAAGGTCACGGTCTGGCCCGTGTCTACGGCTGCGGCGGTCAACACTTCCGTGTAGAACGGGGCGGCGGTATTCGGCGCACCGGCGTTGTCGGTGTAGAACCGGATGCGGAACAGGTGCTGCGGCTTGGTGCAGCCGTTCGTGGCGTCGTCCACGTACACACCGCGCCACGTAATGATGCCGACCGGCTTGTTGATCGTCACACCCGGCGGCGGGAAGTTCTCGCAGCGGACGCGCTGGCACTGGGCTCCACTGCAGAACTGCAGGTCGGTGTAGAAATACCATTGGGTGCCGGCGCACCCACCGGCGTCCTGGCCGCAGAGCGATCCGGCGGGGCAGTCCTCGCCGGCGCGATCGGCCAGCACGCTGCCCTCGAGGAGGGGCACGCCCAGCGCGTCAATGTCGTCGGCCACGAAGCCGAGAGCGCCAGCGCCGGGCGTTGTGGACGGGTGCAGCGCGGCCGCGCCGGCCTCGGCCGCTTCGACGTTGCTGATCACGGCCTCTTGCCCCAGCGCCAAGCTGCTGGCCAAGAGCAAGGTACACAATAGACCTAGCTTCTTCATGACTGACTTGCCTCCTTCGATTTGGGTGCTCTCGACAGGGCGGCGTACAGATGCCGCCCTCAACTCCGGCCCGCCCGGAACATTCCGTGCGCTGACATGAGCCAGAGTGCGAGCCGAGGCCCGCCTGAGCTGGTTTCCTCGCGGCCTGGGGAAGGTCGGTCTGGTAAGAAGTGTCCCCAGGACGCCTAAGTATACCACGGCAAGTCGTCGCGGGACAAGGCGCGAGCACCCCCGGAGCTCCGAAAGCGGTCTTGGACAGGGCCGGCGGAGGCAGGCAGGCGTGGTTGTTGGAGCTCAAGGGCTCCCGGCGGGCCGCAGGTTACCACGGCCCACCGGGGGCCACTGTTTATCGGAATACGCGTTCAGCCGGATCGGTGGTGGCGGTACCGACCAACCGACGGCCGCTCCCGCGGATTAATTCACGCAGGTCGAGACGATCTTCCAGCGGTTGTAACCTTTCGCACACGGGTAGTAGTCGGTCGTCAACGTCCCGAACTGGTCGACGATCGTGATGCGGCCGTAGACGGTCGTGCCCTGCGGGTAGGTCGTCGTGCTCGACATGATCATGTTCGGGCACTGCGTCGTCAGTCCGAGGGTCGTGATGGCGTCCATTCCGGCGACCGGGTTGCCGCCGAGGTAATCGGTGCAACTCGCATAGACCTCGACGTGCGCGATGAACTCCGCCGTCACCGTCAGGCGGAAGCGTTTGGCGGTGGCGTTGGTTTGCGTGATCTGGAACCAGTCGGGGTCGAAGTAACCGAGACCGTCGATCTCCTTGGCGTACACCCGCCCGCAGTACGTGCCGCCGCACGCGAACGTCATGTAATGCGGGGCCGGCCCGTCGGGGTCGTCGCAACCGGCGTTGGTGTCATAGTCGGTTACGTCGTCGCACGGATCGTCCAGGTCGGTGCCGACGCATGAGAACGAGCATGGCGAGCAACTGCCATACTCGGTCAGCGCCAGGTAATAGTACTTGCCGATCGGGGCCAGGCCGGTCGGATAGATCCGGAGCCAGTAAGTGCCGGCGGGGTAGCAGCGGACCGTGAAGATGCCGCTGTCGGTACAAGGAGGCACATCCGCGCCTTCGACCGGACCCGCGGCGCAATTGTTCGCCGGCCAGATTTCCCAGGTCGCGGCGAAGTCGGCGTACAGGTAGACCTTGAAGCGCTGCGACGTGGCCACTGTGAACTGGTACCAGTCGTAGTCCTTCTTCAGGTCCTCACCCTCGAACCAGGTTCCGGACTGGCTGACCCATCCGTTGGCGGAGCCGAAGCCGAGCGTCAGGCGCGGCCCCGGCGGGCTGGCGGCATCGCAGCCGCTGTTGTAGGTGTCGTTGTATCCCGGGCCGAGGGCCTCAGCCGCCTCGGCGAAGCCGTGCGGCTTGGTGCTTGGGTCGCACGTGACCAGGCTCACATTGAACGTGATCTGATAGTCGGTGCCCAGGTCCACCGTGCCCATCGGGCAGGGATAGGCATACCAGACCGGCCCGTCGGCGTCCTCCGGCATGACCAGGAACCAGTACGTGCCGGGCTGATAGTACAGCGTGGCATCCCAGGTTCCGTGCACGCACGGCGTGTACAGAGTGTCGGTCCAGATGTACGTGTCATCGCAGCTCGGCGGCGGGCCGAAGTTACCGCCGCCCAGGTCGTCAAACAGCATGGTCGCGCGGATGGGGATCTCGGTATCCACTTCCCACGTGACCTGTGCCTGCGAGGTCAGGTTGAGCGAGTACCAGTCCAGATCGCGCGTGCCGTCCACCGACCACAGGCTGCCGCACACGGTGAACGGCGTATCGGGCTCGTAGGCCAGGGGCTCGAAGAGCGACGGCGTCTCATTGCAGCCGCCGTTCGTGTCGGTGACCGTGGTGTCCTCGTTGCACACGCCGGGCGTGCCGAAGACCGTGCCTTCGACATACGCCCCGGCCGGGCAGGCGGGCAGCGTGCAGGGCTCGCACGGCGCGGTGTTCACCGTGACCTTGTAGTCGGAGTAGCAGCGCACGCCCTCGAACGTCGCGGGTGCGACAATCGCGTAGTACGTGCCGGCCGGCAGGCACCGGCTGACCAGTTGCGCCTGGACACAGCGGGTGCCGGCGAGCGGCACGGCCACGCTGCGTGATCCGGTGCAGTCGCCCAGGCCGCCGGGGCCCTCGCGCCGCAGGAACAGGACCGGATCGAACTCCGCCTCGGCGGTGATCGTGATGGTGGCCGGCGTGGAGATCGCGAACCGGTACCAGTCCATGTCACGGGTGTTGTCGAACGTACCGGATTCGCCGTAGACGGTTTGGCCAACGGTAATCGGCGAGAACAGCGGCAGGGTCAGATTGCAACCGCCGTTGAAGACGTCGTCGGCGCAGTCTTCGGGTTCGTTCTCGAGCACCGCGCCGGGCGGCACGGGGACGGTGCAGCACGGGCCGGTGGGGAACGCGTCGCAGGTGGTGCCCCAGCCTGCCCAGTAGTCGCCGGTCACGCGCGCCTGCGAGCAGATGATCGGCAGTGAGTTTGTGCTCAGCAGCGTGACGAAGGCGTTGATGTCGCCGAAGGATGGGAAGCTGTTGTCCCCGTTGATATCGCCGTTCTCCGGATCGCAGCCGGCATAGGTCGTGAGCCACACGTTGTAGTTGGACAGATAGAGCACGAACGGGTTGATGTCCGCGAAGCTGACCTGGCCGTCGCAGTTCAGGTCGCCGTAGCAGGGCGGCTGCGGGCCCGTGCCTTCGCAGTCGGCGAAGGTCGTCAGCGCGCAGTTGCCGTCGTCGCTGCAGCAGGCGCCGAGTGCCTGGCCGCACGGCGGTGTGAGCTGGCCGCAGGTGCCCTGGTACAGGAAGCGGCCGCCGATGGCATTGCAGTAGAACTCGTTCGAGTTGTTGAGGCACTCGGGGATGCGGTCGTCGCAGCAGGCGCCGACCTTCAGCTCGCCCATGCAGTACTGGATGTCGGGCGTCTGCAGGGAGCCGGCGGTCGGAGCATTCTCCCAGTAGCGCCAACAGTTGCCGTCGCCTTCGTCGGACGGGCCGAGCAGCAGATAGCACTGTCCGCCGGGCGCAATGGATGCGACCGAGAACCAGCCGCTCGCGAGCGTGCACGGCGGGTTGAGGACGACGGTGAACTCGTACTCGTCGGCGAGGACGTTGCCGCCGAAGTTGAGCTGGCCAAAGTGCGTGGCCTGGATCGGTACGAGGTTCGTGTAGGTGCACACGGGGCTGGTGACGTTGGGGGCCCCGCCGACGTTGGCGTAGAACTTGACCTCGAACAGGTGCGGCTTGGTGCAGCCGTCACTGGTGCTGTCATTGAGGTAGGTGCCATGCCAGCTCAGGATGCCGACGGGTGTCGTGAGCGGGGCCTGGCCCGGCGGGGGAAAACTCTCGCAGATGATGCGGCCGGATCCGTACTGGTTGATCAGGGTACGATCGCTGTATTGCCAGGTGTTGGCGGCGGTCGCGCGGTTCTGGCCGCACAGCGAGCCGGCCGGACACTCGTCCCCGGCCCGCGCGCGGGCGTCGTAAGCGACCGGCCCGGCCGGCGGGATCACGGCGTCGTCGGATTGCCCATAGACACGAGGCGCGCTGGTCTGGTCCGTGGTGGCGGTGGCGGCGTGGGGGCTCGTGAGGCCGCGGTCGCTCCGCGCCGGTTCCTGCGCCAAAGCCACGGTCGCCACGAGGACCAAACTACACAATAATCCTAGCTTTCTCATGCTGTTCTGCCTCCTTCGACTGGGCCGCCCGTGGAATGGCGGTTCCCGTTTTGCGCGCGCAACCCCAGCCGGCCCGGGACAATTCGGGCACAACGAAAGACCGGAACCGCGAGCGCGAGCTCGCCGATGCAAGAGACCCCGGGGTCTGGCAGGACCGCTGGCAGCGGGGGAATGCCCCCGGGCATCACGTAAGTATATCGCTGCCGGACAAGGCGCAGAAAGGCCCCGAATTGTCTGTTTTTGTAGGCGGAATTGCAGCCCTGCAGCGCGCGTCCTACTCGGTGACAGCGCGCAGCGGCAGGGTGGTCGTGCGGGGCGGTGCGACGACCGACTCGATACGCCCAAAGAGGGTCAGGGCCGAGACCGCCAGCACGCGCACGTTGACGAGCGCGCCGATGTGCGCGGCGTCGCCGGCGAAGACCGCAATCAGATCCTGCGGCGTGCGTCCGACGAGCTGATCGCTGCCCGCAAGGGCGGCTTCGCTGCCGCGGGCCTGCTCGGAATCGGGCAACGGATTAGCGTGGTCATCGCCGCCGCGGGGCCGGCGGGCCATCTTGCTGTAGCCCTCGACGAGCACTTCGACGGTCTGGCCGATCAGGGCTTGCTTGTGCCGGAGACTGACCGCGCTCTGCACCTCGAGAAGCTCATTGTTGCGCCGGGCCTTGACGTCGACGGGCACAGCGTCGACCTGGCTGCGGTCGGCGGCGGTGCCGGGGCGCGGGGAGTACTTGAACACGAAAATGCTCTTGTACTCGACCCGCCGCACGAGCGCGATGGTGGCCTGGAAGTCGGACTCGGTCTCGCCGGGGAAGCCGACGATGAAGTCGCCGGCGAGCGCGATGTGGGGGACGTATTCGCGCGCCCGGTCCATCAGCCGGAGGTATTCGGCCGTGGTGTAGCCGCGCTTCATGGCCTTGAGGATCCGGTCCGATCCGCTCTGGGCCGGGATGTGGAGGTAGGGGCAGATCCGGGGGCAGTCGCGCATGGCACGGAAGATGTCGTCATCCCAGTCGGCGGGGAAGCTGGTGACGAAGCGGAGGCGGTCAAGACCGGGCAGGTCGTGAACGCGCCGGAGGAGTTCGGCGAAGTGGATGGGGCGGCCGTTTTCCTGGTGCACGTACGAATTCACAGTTTGCCCGAGAAGGGTGATCTCGCGGCAGCCGCGCTCGATCAGGGTCTGAGCCTCGGCGACGATGTTGGCGGCGGGGCGGCTGCGCTCCGGGCCACGCGTGAAGGGCACGACGCAGTAGGTGCAGAACTTGTCGCAGCCGCGCTGGACGCGGACGTACGCCTGCCAGGGTGTCTGCCCGGCGCCC
The window above is part of the Phycisphaerae bacterium genome. Proteins encoded here:
- the miaB gene encoding tRNA (N6-isopentenyl adenosine(37)-C2)-methylthiotransferase MiaB; translated protein: MPDPRPATYYLETFGCQMNVLDSELVAGQLRALGLRPVASASEADVVLFNTCSVRQHAEDKVLSRLGRLKSLKRRRPETVVGVIGCMAERQKQALFVSVPHLDLLCGPGELHRLPDLLREVWDGHARVAALAGSQSRRTDVLARALEDDSLEALDLARGPGAGQTPWQAYVRVQRGCDKFCTYCVVPFTRGPERSRPAANIVAEAQTLIERGCREITLLGQTVNSYVHQENGRPIHFAELLRRVHDLPGLDRLRFVTSFPADWDDDIFRAMRDCPRICPYLHIPAQSGSDRILKAMKRGYTTAEYLRLMDRAREYVPHIALAGDFIVGFPGETESDFQATIALVRRVEYKSIFVFKYSPRPGTAADRSQVDAVPVDVKARRNNELLEVQSAVSLRHKQALIGQTVEVLVEGYSKMARRPRGGDDHANPLPDSEQARGSEAALAGSDQLVGRTPQDLIAVFAGDAAHIGALVNVRVLAVSALTLFGRIESVVAPPRTTTLPLRAVTE